A single Amia ocellicauda isolate fAmiCal2 chromosome 9, fAmiCal2.hap1, whole genome shotgun sequence DNA region contains:
- the usp39 gene encoding ubiquitin carboxyl-terminal hydrolase 39 has product MVTVKRERDIDLDDEEDELPAKLGRSQDAPEDHRSRHCPYLDTINRSVLDFDFEKLCSISLSHINVYACLICGKYFQGRGLKSHAYTHSVQFTHHVFLNLHTLKFYCLPDNYEIIDSSLEDITYVLKPTFTKQHISNLDKQGKLYRAYDGTTYLPGIVGLNNIKANDYANVVLQALSNVPPLRNYFLEEENYKSIKRPPGDIMFLLVQRFGELMRKLWNPRNFKAHVSPHEMLQAVVLCSKKNFQITKQGDAVDFLSWFLNALHGALGGTKKKPSSITKVFQGSMRIFSKKLPHPDLPPEEKEALLSNDEYQEKMSESTFLYLTLDLPTAPLYKDEKEQLIIPQVPLFNILAKFNGITEKEYKTYKENFLKKFQLTKLPPYLIFCIKRFTKNNFFVEKNPTIVNFPITNVDLREYLTEEAQVTEKNTTYDLVANVVHDGKPTEGAYRIHVLHHGTGKWYELQDLQVTDILPQMITLSEAYIQIWKRRESDEEDNHKGA; this is encoded by the exons ATGGTGACTGTAAAACGAGAGAGGGATATCGATCTGGACGACGAGGAAGATGAGC TCCCAGCGAAATTAGGACGGTCGCAGGATGCCCCTGAGGACCACAGGAGTCGGCACTGCCCCTATTTGGATACCATTAACAG GAGTGTCTTGGATTTTGACTTTGAAAAGCTTTgctccatctctctgtctcacatCAACGTCTACGCCTGCCTGATTTGTGGCAAATACTTTCAAG GTCGCGGTCTGAAGTCCCACGCGTACACACACAGCGTGCAGTTCacccaccacgtcttcctcaaCCTGCACACCCTCAAGTTCTACTGTCTCCCAGACAACTACGAGATCATCGACTCTTCCCTGGAGGACATCACG TATGTCCTGAAGCCCACCTTCACCAAGCAGCACATCTCCAACCTGGACAAGCAAGGCAAGCTGTACCGGGCTTACGACGGCACCACCTACCTGCCGGGCATCGTGGGCCTGAACAACATTAAGGCCAATGACTATGCCAACGTAGTGCTGCAG gctCTGTCCAACGTTCCGCCGCTGAGGAACTACTTCCTGGAGGAGGAGAACTACAAGTCCATCAAGCGGCCGCCCGGCGACATCATGTTCCTGTTGGTGCAGCGTTTCGGCGAACTCATGAGGAAGCTCTGGAACCCCCGCAACTTCAAAGCCCACGTCTCCCCCCACGAGATGCTGCAGGCCGTGGTGCTGTGCAGCAAGAAGAACTTCCAGATCACCAAGCAGG GTGATGCTGTGGACTTCCTGTCCTGGTTCTTGAATGCCCTGCATGGAGCTCTGGGGGGCACGAAGAAGAAACCAT CCAGCATCACCAAAGTCTTCCAGGGGTCTATGCGCATATTCTCCAAGAAGCTGCCACACCCTGACCTG CCGCCGGAGGAGAAAGAGGCGCTGCTGTCCAACGACGAGTACCAGGAGAAGATGTCGGAGTCTACCTTCCTGTATCTGACCCTTGACCTTCCCACCGCCCCCTTGTAcaaggatgagaaggagcagctgaTCATTCCCCAGGTCCCCCTCTTCAACATCCTGGCCAAGTTCAACGGCATCACTGAGAAG GAGTACAAGACCTACAAGGAGAACTTCCTGAAGAAATTCCAGCTGACCAAACTGCCTCCTTACCTCATCTTCTGCATCAAGCGCTTCACTAAGAACAACTTCTTTGTGGAGAAAAACCCCACCATCGTCAACTTCCCCATCAC GAACGTGGACCTGCGCGAGTACCTTACCGAGGAGGCCCAGGTCACAGAGAAGAACACCACCTATGACTTGGTGGCCAACGTGGTGCATGATGGGAAGCCCACAGAGGGGGCGTACCGGATCCACGTGCTGCATCAT